One Bemisia tabaci chromosome 7, PGI_BMITA_v3 DNA window includes the following coding sequences:
- the Alg10 gene encoding dol-P-Glc:Glc(2)Man(9)GlcNAc(2)-PP-Dol alpha-1,2-glucosyltransferase isoform X3 has translation MAKNVKRHVLSYLFSFDFFAGVCGFLALLIITKYVFDIVYAHQPEVYIDEIFHVRQAEKIAHGDFQTWDPKITTLPGLYYLTTFAIRGLGFFFAGIRCDLYTLRFANVVGTLMNFLLFYLIHLKIHEKKQDGMSLKVFLSALNLSIFPVLYFFSFLYYTDVISTSFVLLMFFLHLCNLSNLAAIVGGASILMRQTNVIWVLYFFMHTIYDCIIQEAVFQKKIKSIQHFEKLPMKEGFVSIIKVVLSTLKDSLLVRNKKNSFFNRRLVKSILLRSPTYFLFVGPFSTATENSFWTLP, from the exons ATGGCTAAAAATGTGAAACGCCACGTTCTTAGCTACTTGTTTAGCTTCGACTTTTTTGCCGGAGTGTGTGGCTTTCTAGCTTTACTGATTATTACCAAGTACGTGTTTGACATCGTGTATGCTCATCAGCCTGAAGTTTATATAGATGAAATCTTCCACGTGAGGCAGGCAGAAAAAATTGCGCATGGCGACTTTCAAACG TGGGATCCAAAAATCACCACATTACCTGGGCTGTATTACCTGACAACATTTGCCATCAGAggacttggattttttttcgccGGCATTAGATGTGATTTGTACACCCTCAGGTTTGCTAACGTTGTGGGCACATTGatgaattttttgcttttctacCTCATTCATCTGAAAATCCATGAAAAGAAACAG GATGGAATGTCACTGAAAGTTTTCCTGTCCGCCCTCAATTTGTCAATATTCCCAGTTCTGTACTTCTTCTCATTTTTATACTACACTGATGTTATTTCCACATCATTTGTTCTGCTCATGTTCTTTTTGCATCTGTGTAATCTTTCAAACCTGGCAGCAATTGTAG GTGGCGCCTCCATCTTGATGAGACAGACGAATGTAATATGGgttctctatttttttatgcATACAATTTATGACTGTATAATTCAAGAGGCAGTGTTCCAGAAGAAGATAAAATCTATTCAACATTTTGAGAAATTGCCGATGAAAGAAGGATTTgtgtcgattattaag gttgTGTTATCGACTTTAAAGGACTCATTATTGGTACGCAACaagaaaaattcctttttcaatCGAAGGCTTGTCAAGTCAATATTACTAAGAAGTCCAACCTATTTTTTG TTTGTTGGTCCTTTTTCCACTGCCACTGAAAATAGTTTTTGGACTTTACCATGA
- the Alg10 gene encoding dol-P-Glc:Glc(2)Man(9)GlcNAc(2)-PP-Dol alpha-1,2-glucosyltransferase isoform X1, translated as MAKNVKRHVLSYLFSFDFFAGVCGFLALLIITKYVFDIVYAHQPEVYIDEIFHVRQAEKIAHGDFQTWDPKITTLPGLYYLTTFAIRGLGFFFAGIRCDLYTLRFANVVGTLMNFLLFYLIHLKIHEKKQDGMSLKVFLSALNLSIFPVLYFFSFLYYTDVISTSFVLLMFFLHLCNLSNLAAIVGGASILMRQTNVIWVLYFFMHTIYDCIIQEAVFQKKIKSIQHFEKLPMKEGFVSIIKVVLSTLKDSLLVRNKKNSFFNRRLVKSILLRSPTYFLVMLSFVLFVYLNGSIVVGDKTAHKASFHLLQLCYFVAFTLFFAWPFFFRTGVKLVRNIQRTLSVLVRHKTLILFSSCSLALCICYNFQAHPYLLADNRHYSFYVWRRLFGHAFIKYLLIPIYLFGFITISKSIFSFAKIDLVSYWISAALCLVPQQLLEFRYFLIPYFIFRIKMNNLTVNQLVFEFITYIVINIFTIFLFVKKPFYWAHEPAIVQRFMW; from the exons ATGGCTAAAAATGTGAAACGCCACGTTCTTAGCTACTTGTTTAGCTTCGACTTTTTTGCCGGAGTGTGTGGCTTTCTAGCTTTACTGATTATTACCAAGTACGTGTTTGACATCGTGTATGCTCATCAGCCTGAAGTTTATATAGATGAAATCTTCCACGTGAGGCAGGCAGAAAAAATTGCGCATGGCGACTTTCAAACG TGGGATCCAAAAATCACCACATTACCTGGGCTGTATTACCTGACAACATTTGCCATCAGAggacttggattttttttcgccGGCATTAGATGTGATTTGTACACCCTCAGGTTTGCTAACGTTGTGGGCACATTGatgaattttttgcttttctacCTCATTCATCTGAAAATCCATGAAAAGAAACAG GATGGAATGTCACTGAAAGTTTTCCTGTCCGCCCTCAATTTGTCAATATTCCCAGTTCTGTACTTCTTCTCATTTTTATACTACACTGATGTTATTTCCACATCATTTGTTCTGCTCATGTTCTTTTTGCATCTGTGTAATCTTTCAAACCTGGCAGCAATTGTAG GTGGCGCCTCCATCTTGATGAGACAGACGAATGTAATATGGgttctctatttttttatgcATACAATTTATGACTGTATAATTCAAGAGGCAGTGTTCCAGAAGAAGATAAAATCTATTCAACATTTTGAGAAATTGCCGATGAAAGAAGGATTTgtgtcgattattaag gttgTGTTATCGACTTTAAAGGACTCATTATTGGTACGCAACaagaaaaattcctttttcaatCGAAGGCTTGTCAAGTCAATATTACTAAGAAGTCCAACCTATTTTTTGGTAATGTTAAGTTTTGTTCTCTTTGTTTACCTGAATGGTAGTATCGTTGTTGGAGACAAAACAGCACACAAGGCAAGCTTTCATTTGCTACAACTTTGTTATTTTGTAGCATTCACTTTATTCTTTGCATGGCCGTTTTTTTTCCGGACTGGAGTTAAACTTGTCAGAAATATTCAAAGAACTCTCAGCGTATTGGTACGCCATAAAACACtcattttatttagttcctgctctttggcgctctgcatATGTTATAACTTCCAGGCGCATCCGTATCTTCTCGCTGATAACAGACATTATTCTTTTTATGTTTGGAGGCGCTTATTCGGTCATGCATTTATCAAGTATCTTTTAATTCCTATTTATTTATTCGGTTTTATTACCATATCAAAGTCTATCTTTTCCTTTGCCAAGATTGACCTTGTCTCTTATTGGATCTCTGCCGCCTTGTGTCTGGTACCTCAACAACTTCTAGAATTTAGGTACTTTCTAATCCCTTACTTCATTTTTCGGATAAAGATGAATAACTTAACAGTGAATCAATTAGTATTTGAATTCATTACATACAttgttattaatattttcactATTTTCCTATTTGTTAAGAAACCATTTTATTGGGCTCATGAACCTGCAATTGTTCAGCGATTCATGTGGTaa
- the LOC140225041 gene encoding uncharacterized protein — MAAQQNVDISDEFHRDEHIKDVSSPTTTTTAADEENQEYCDTCKISYVQRDKHEESASHIRKLFETKRPIVQVETTCQSRLKTFFITNLQPEILIIDDYLTSAKDLVIGKIKEELTDKSLKINILVYAEYEKADDKNKEGIQLKKFKTKNEAIFTSTDLNEFSIKFIDSFRFLPASLDKLTQTIPRESFVRTRKLTRTQEEFDMVCRKAPFPYDYVDDPAKLNEARPPPREAFFNTLTQTDISEEEYERFLQVWRTFNFRNLGEYSDFYLRLDVCLLSDVFEEFRRFGMKHYGLDCANYLTLPGFAFDAFLKMTNAKIQLFKDIDMVFMIMSSIRGGITQVVKRHAVANNPLVPEQFQHDKPNSYIQYLDVTALYAHTMSKPLPYDKYSWVPEGEELLTLAQTIPNLPDDAPFGYILDVDLLYPEHLHDLHKDLPFLCRNEVPPTGVAKSSKLLTTLADKSQYVIHYVMLKQALLHGLKLVRINRAIKFRQAPFLKPFIELNARLRQEATNPFHQTLLKLCSNACYGKFIENPLKRKNIKLGTNSKQILKAISRVDFVDRTIFDEELVAIHLRRTEVVIDRPMIVGFSILDLSKVHMYKFHYDHMLQKYGPEKLQLLYMDTDSFIYEINTHNVYEDMMTDASKYDTSDFPEGHPCRSATNRKVMGTFKDETAGRPIAEFVALRPKMYAYRFADGEVEKRAKGVSTVALRSLNFDNFMSVLRDPESRMSDSMRRIGSRKHQLYSFETSKTTLSGLDDKRCVMEDGVNTLPWGHREIKDRCKFDDDDDDECSGAEAQLRKILALKQPRQHSTNDSGEPLLKKPRV, encoded by the exons atggctgctcaaCAGAATGTTGATATCAGTGATGAATTTCACAGGGACGAACACATCAAAGACGTCTCATCACctaccaccaccaccaccgccGCCGACGAAgagaatcaagaatattgtgacacaTGCAAGATCTCGTACGTTCAAAGAGACAAACATGAAGAATCCGCAAGTCACATAAGAAAGTTGTTTGAGACGAAAAGACCGATAGTTCAAGTCGAGACTACTTGTCAAAGTagattgaaaacatttttcatcacgaaCCTCCAACCGGAGATTCTGATCATCGATGACTATCTAACATCAGCTAAAGACCTcgtgattggaaaaattaaagaagaactcaccgATAAATCCCTCAAAATTAATATATTAGTTTACGCTGAATACGAGAAAGCTGACGATAAGAACAAGGAAGGAATAcaattgaaaaagtttaagaccaAAAACGAAGCGATTTTCACATCAACGGATCTGaacga gttttcgatcaagttcatcgactcgttccgcTTCCTCCCCGCATCGTTGGATAAATTGACGCAAacgatcccgcgcgaatctttcgttcgcacgCGGAAGCTCACTCGCACACAGGAAGAGTTCGAcatggtttgtcggaaagctccgttcccATACGATTACGTTGACGATCCGGCCAAGTTGAACGAGGcgcgtccaccaccgcgagaggccttcttcaacaccctgactcaaacggaCATCTCCGAAGAGGAATACGAACGGTTTCTCCAAGTGTGGCgaactttcaatttccgtaatctcggcgagtattcagatttctatCTCCGCCTCGACGTGTGCCTCCTTAGCGATGTGTTCGAGGAGTTCCGCCGATTCGGGATGAAACATTACGGGTTAGACTGTGCCAACTACCTGACCCTACCCGGTTTCGCGTTCGACGCGTTTCTGAAAATGACCAATGCGAAGATCCAACTTTTCAAGGACATCGATATGGTGTTTATGATAatgagctcgatccgaggcGGCATAACACAGGTGGTGAAGCGTCACGCTGTGGCCAACAACCCGTTGGTACCGGAACAATTCCAACATGATAAACCCAACTCGTACATCCAGTACTTGGATGTCACAGCCCTCTACGCACACACCATGTCCAAACCTCTTCCGTACGATAAGTACAGttgggtcccggaaggagaagagttgtTAACTCTAGCGCAGACTATTCCGAATCTtcccgacgacgctcctttcggCTACATCCTCGATGTTGATTTACTGTACCCGGAACACCTCCACGATTtgcacaaggaccttccgttcttgtgcagAAACGAAGTTCCACCGACGGGAGTGGCAAAGTCATCGAAACTTTTAACAACCCTTGCCGATAAATCTCAATACGTCATCCATTATGTGATGTTAAAACAAGCGTTGCTGCATGGTTTAAAACTCGTCAGAAtcaaccgggccatcaaattccgtcaggctccGTTCTTGAAACCGttcatcgagctgaacgcccggttgagacAGGAGGCGACAaatccgttccaccaaacgctcctgaaactaTGCAGCAACGCTTGTTAtggaaaatttatcgaaaacCCTCTGAAGcggaaaaacattaaattggGGACGAACAGTAAACAAATATTAAAAGCGATCTCACGGGTCGACTTCGTCGATCGAACCATCTTCGACGAAGAGTTGGTAGCCATACATTTGCGAAGAACTGAGGTCGTCATAGATAGACCGATGATCGTGGGCTTTTCTATCTTAGATCTAAGTAAAGTACATATGTATAAATTTCACTATGATCATATGCTCCAAAAATACGGCCCGGAAAAACTGCAACTGTTGtatatggatacggactcgttTATTTATGAGATAAATACGCACAACGTCTACGAGGATATGATGACCGATGCATCGAAATACGACACATCCGATTTCCCAGAAGGTCATCCGTGTCGCAGCGCGACGAACCGAAAAGTGATGGGAACGTTCAAAGACGAAACGGCGGGTCGACCCATCGCcgagtttgtcgcgctgcgaccaAAAATGTATGCCTACCGATTCGCCGACGGTGAGGTTGAGAAACGAGCGAAAGGTGTTTCGACGGTAGCGTtaagatcgctaaactttgACAACTTCATGAGCGTTCTGAGGGATCCCGAATCGAGGATGAGCGATTCGATGCGAAGGATCGGATCACGCAAACATCAACTGTACTCGTTCGAAACAAGTAAAACAACACTGAGTGGACTGGACGATAAACGTTGTGTTATGGAGGACGGAGTGAACACTCttccttggggtcatcgtgaGATCAAGGATCGTTGCAAGttcgacgacgacgacgacgacgaatGTTCCGGAGCCGAGGCccagttgagaaaaatcctggcGCTTAAGCAGCCTCGTCAACATAGTACGAATGATTCTGGAGAACCATTGTTGAAGAAACCTCGAGTCTGA